One genomic window of Streptomyces sp. WP-1 includes the following:
- a CDS encoding citrate synthase 2, with amino-acid sequence MSDFVPGLEGVVAFETEIAEPDKEGGALRYRGVDIEDLVGHVSFGNVWGLLVDGSFNPGLPPAEPFPIPVHSGDIRVDVQSALAMLAPVWGLQPLLDIDERQAREDLARAAVMALSYVAQSARGQGLAMVPQREIDKARSVVERFMIRWRGEPDPRHVAAVDAYWTSAAEHGMNASTFTARVIASTGADVSAALSGAVGAMSGPLHGGAPSRVLGMIEEIERTGDAEGYVRRALDRGERLMGFGHRVYRAEDPRARVLRRTARELGAPRFEVAEALEKAALEELHSRRPDRVLATNVEFWAAIMLDFAEVPAHMFTSMFTCARTAGWSAHILEQKRTGRLVRPTARYVGPGARRPQDIEGYADIAR; translated from the coding sequence ATGTCCGACTTCGTACCCGGGCTCGAAGGAGTCGTAGCGTTCGAGACGGAGATCGCCGAACCGGACAAGGAGGGCGGCGCCCTGCGCTACCGGGGCGTCGACATCGAGGACCTGGTCGGCCATGTCTCCTTCGGCAACGTGTGGGGCCTCCTGGTCGACGGCTCCTTCAACCCGGGGCTGCCGCCCGCCGAACCCTTCCCCATCCCGGTCCACTCCGGTGACATCCGCGTGGACGTCCAGTCCGCGCTCGCCATGCTGGCCCCCGTCTGGGGACTCCAGCCCCTCCTCGACATCGACGAGCGCCAGGCGCGCGAGGACCTGGCGCGGGCCGCCGTCATGGCCCTGTCGTACGTCGCCCAGTCCGCGCGCGGGCAGGGCCTGGCGATGGTGCCGCAGCGGGAGATCGACAAGGCCAGGTCGGTCGTGGAGCGGTTCATGATCCGCTGGCGCGGGGAGCCGGATCCCCGGCATGTCGCGGCGGTCGACGCGTACTGGACGTCGGCCGCGGAACACGGCATGAACGCGTCCACGTTCACCGCCCGGGTCATCGCCTCCACCGGCGCGGACGTCTCCGCCGCGCTCTCGGGTGCCGTCGGCGCGATGTCCGGCCCGCTGCACGGGGGCGCGCCCTCCCGGGTGCTCGGGATGATCGAGGAGATCGAGCGCACCGGGGACGCGGAGGGCTATGTGAGGCGGGCCCTGGACCGGGGCGAGCGGCTCATGGGGTTCGGGCACCGGGTGTACCGGGCCGAGGACCCGCGGGCGCGGGTGCTGCGGCGTACGGCGCGGGAGTTGGGGGCGCCGAGGTTCGAGGTGGCGGAGGCGCTGGAGAAGGCGGCGCTGGAGGAACTGCACAGCCGCCGGCCGGACCGGGTGCTGGCCACGAACGTGGAGTTCTGGGCGGCGATCATGCTGGACTTCGCGGAGGTGCCGGCGCACATGTTCACGTCGATGTTCACGTGTGCGCGCACGGCGGGGTGGTCGGCGCACATCCTTGAGCAGAAGCGGACGGGCCGCCTGGTGCGGCCGACGGCCAGGTATGTGGGGCCGGGGGCGCGGCGCCCGCAGGACATCGAGGGGTATGCGGACATCGCCCGGTAA
- a CDS encoding SIS domain-containing protein — MSDGTPADLFFDAAINLLQRLRAEEAAAIESAGTLLADTVVAGGRLFAFGAGHSSLAAQDVVYRAGGLALMNLLTVPGVVGVDVTPATLGSALERVDGLASAVLDTSPLRSGDALVIISLSGRNALPVEMAQRARALGIKVIGVTSVAYAAQTTSRHSSGTFLKDHCDLVLDSKIAVGDAELTLDTIPAPFAPASTVVTTALMQAVLATAAATLAARGVEPPLLRSGNVDGGHDWNNRVMDEYGDRIFYRR, encoded by the coding sequence ATGAGCGACGGCACGCCTGCCGACCTGTTCTTCGACGCCGCCATCAACCTCCTGCAACGGCTCAGGGCGGAGGAGGCGGCGGCGATCGAGTCCGCCGGCACCCTGCTCGCCGACACCGTCGTCGCGGGCGGCCGCCTGTTCGCCTTCGGTGCCGGGCACTCCTCGCTCGCCGCGCAGGACGTCGTCTACCGCGCCGGCGGGCTCGCCCTGATGAACCTGCTGACCGTCCCCGGCGTCGTGGGCGTGGACGTCACCCCCGCCACCCTCGGCTCCGCGCTCGAACGCGTCGACGGGCTCGCGAGCGCCGTGCTCGACACCTCGCCGCTGCGCTCCGGCGACGCCCTTGTGATCATCTCCCTGTCGGGGCGCAACGCGCTGCCCGTCGAGATGGCCCAGCGGGCCCGCGCCCTCGGCATCAAGGTGATCGGCGTGACCTCGGTGGCGTACGCGGCGCAGACCACGTCCCGGCACTCCTCCGGCACGTTCCTGAAGGACCACTGCGACCTCGTCCTGGACTCGAAGATCGCGGTCGGTGACGCGGAACTGACCCTCGACACCATCCCGGCCCCCTTCGCCCCCGCCTCCACCGTGGTCACCACGGCGCTGATGCAGGCCGTCCTCGCCACCGCCGCCGCCACCCTCGCCGCCCGGGGCGTCGAACCCCCGCTGCTGCGCTCGGGGAACGTGGACGGCGGCCACGACTGGAACAACCGTGTGATGGACGAGTACGGCGACCGGATCTTCTACCGCCGCTGA
- a CDS encoding transcriptional regulator — translation MAARPLVARQPNERLQALIQEAGCSNAGLARRVNMCGAEHGLDLRYDKTSVARWLRGQQPRGRAPAIIAEALGRKLGRTVTIDEIGMANGKNLASGVGLQFSPTVLGAIEQVCELWRSDVGRRDFLSGSSVAASALVEPSRDWLISAPDAQVARQAGPRVGQSDVAAVRSMTQALTDLDHQFGSGHVRPVLVHYLNSVVSGLLAGSYRESTGRELFAAVARLTELAGYMAVDTGQPGLAQRYYIQSLRLAQAAGDRGYGGYVLAASMSHLAAQLGNPREIAQLARAAQEGARGHATPRVEAMFHAAEARGHALLGDARAAGAATARAVSAMEQCDDDSGDDPVWIRHFDGAYLADELAHCHRDLGQPEQSARYAEQSLAGHPASRARRRAIGYVLLATAQVQQREVEQACATGMKAVELLETLRSNRGAEYLDDLQQRLEPFREEAVVREFGARLDLQQAA, via the coding sequence ATGGCCGCAAGGCCTCTCGTCGCGAGGCAGCCGAACGAAAGGCTGCAGGCACTCATCCAGGAAGCGGGGTGCTCCAACGCCGGCCTTGCCCGGCGGGTCAACATGTGCGGCGCCGAGCACGGCCTCGATCTGCGCTACGACAAGACGTCCGTGGCCCGCTGGCTGCGCGGCCAGCAGCCGCGGGGCCGGGCGCCGGCGATCATCGCCGAGGCCCTCGGCCGCAAGCTGGGGCGCACGGTCACGATCGACGAGATCGGCATGGCCAACGGCAAGAACCTCGCCTCCGGGGTCGGCCTCCAGTTCTCGCCGACGGTGCTGGGCGCCATCGAGCAGGTCTGCGAGCTGTGGCGCAGCGATGTGGGGCGCCGGGACTTCCTCTCCGGCTCCTCGGTCGCCGCGTCCGCGCTGGTCGAGCCCAGCCGCGACTGGCTGATCTCCGCGCCGGACGCCCAGGTGGCCCGGCAGGCGGGCCCCCGCGTGGGCCAGTCCGACGTGGCGGCCGTGCGGTCCATGACCCAGGCGCTCACCGACCTGGACCACCAGTTCGGCAGCGGACATGTGCGCCCGGTCCTGGTGCACTACCTCAACAGCGTCGTCTCCGGACTGCTCGCGGGCTCGTACCGCGAGTCGACCGGCCGCGAACTCTTCGCCGCCGTGGCCCGGTTGACCGAACTCGCCGGTTACATGGCCGTGGACACCGGCCAACCCGGCCTGGCCCAGCGGTACTACATCCAGTCGCTGCGCCTCGCCCAGGCCGCCGGGGACCGCGGCTACGGCGGGTACGTCCTGGCCGCGTCCATGAGCCATCTCGCCGCCCAGCTCGGAAACCCGCGCGAGATCGCCCAGTTGGCGCGCGCCGCGCAGGAGGGCGCACGCGGCCATGCGACCCCCCGGGTGGAGGCGATGTTCCACGCGGCCGAGGCGCGCGGGCACGCGCTGCTCGGCGACGCGCGCGCGGCGGGCGCCGCGACCGCGCGGGCGGTCTCCGCGATGGAGCAGTGCGACGACGACTCCGGGGACGACCCGGTGTGGATCCGGCACTTCGACGGGGCCTATCTGGCCGACGAGTTGGCGCACTGCCACCGGGACCTCGGCCAGCCAGAGCAGTCCGCGCGCTACGCCGAGCAGTCCCTCGCCGGACATCCCGCCTCCCGGGCCCGCCGCCGCGCGATCGGCTATGTGCTGCTCGCCACCGCCCAGGTGCAGCAGCGCGAGGTCGAACAGGCCTGCGCCACCGGCATGAAGGCGGTGGAACTGCTGGAGACGCTGCGCTCGAACCGGGGCGCGGAGTATCTGGACGACCTCCAGCAGCGCCTCGAACCCTTCCGGGAGGAGGCGGTCGTCAGGGAGTTCGGGGCCCGGCTGGATCTCCAGCAGGCCGCGTGA
- a CDS encoding bifunctional DNA primase/polymerase, with protein sequence MEETIAAAEDSQIAGQIPQQRGDSPQEIAVRYAEERHWDVFPGTWLEAVRGMPRCSCGEASCPAPGAHPARPDWATQATGSATVVRRLWQKQPTAAVLLPTGRTFDALSVPETAGFLALARLERMSLTLGPVALSPDRRMQFFVLPGGSAKVPELVRKLGWVPASLDLVALGEGAYVAAPPTRFGGRGAVQWARRPTPANRWLPDVEELISALAYACGRDR encoded by the coding sequence GTGGAAGAGACGATCGCGGCCGCCGAAGACAGTCAGATTGCCGGGCAGATTCCGCAGCAGCGCGGGGACTCGCCGCAGGAGATCGCCGTGCGCTACGCCGAGGAACGGCACTGGGACGTGTTCCCGGGGACCTGGCTGGAAGCCGTCCGCGGCATGCCGCGCTGCTCGTGCGGCGAGGCGTCCTGCCCTGCGCCGGGTGCGCACCCCGCGCGCCCCGACTGGGCGACCCAGGCGACGGGGAGCGCGACGGTGGTACGGCGGCTGTGGCAGAAGCAGCCGACGGCGGCGGTGCTGTTGCCGACGGGGCGCACGTTCGACGCGCTGTCCGTCCCGGAGACCGCGGGGTTCCTGGCGCTGGCCCGTCTGGAGCGGATGTCGCTGACGCTCGGGCCGGTCGCGCTCTCCCCGGACCGGCGGATGCAGTTCTTCGTGCTGCCGGGCGGCTCGGCGAAGGTGCCGGAGCTGGTGCGGAAGCTGGGGTGGGTACCGGCGTCGCTCGATCTGGTGGCGCTGGGCGAGGGGGCGTATGTGGCGGCGCCGCCCACGCGGTTCGGGGGGCGGGGGGCGGTGCAGTGGGCGCGGCGGCCGACACCGGCGAACCGGTGGCTGCCGGATGTGGAGGAGCTGATCTCCGCGCTGGCCTACGCCTGCGGCCGGGACCGCTGA
- the purU gene encoding formyltetrahydrofolate deformylase, whose amino-acid sequence MNEQSAPAAAPADQYVLTLSCPDKKGIVHAVSSYLFMTGCNIEDSQQFGDHDTGLFFMRVHFTAEEPVTVDKLRASFAAIGDSFRMDWQIHRADQKMRILLMVSKFGHCLNDLLFRSRIGALPVEIVGVVSNHTEFEELVGSYNIPFHHIPVTKDTKAEGEGRLLDLVREERVELVVLARYMQVLSDDLCKQLSGRIINIHHSFLPSFKGAKPYHQAHARGVKLIGATAHYVTADLDEGPIIEQEVERVGHGVTPDQLVAIGRDVECQALARAVQWHAERRILLNGRRTVVFA is encoded by the coding sequence ATGAACGAGCAGTCCGCGCCCGCCGCCGCCCCGGCCGACCAGTACGTCCTCACCCTGTCCTGCCCGGACAAGAAGGGGATCGTGCACGCCGTGTCCAGCTATCTGTTCATGACCGGCTGCAACATCGAGGACAGCCAGCAGTTCGGCGACCACGACACGGGCCTGTTCTTCATGCGCGTCCACTTCACGGCCGAGGAGCCGGTCACCGTGGACAAGCTGCGCGCGAGCTTCGCCGCGATCGGCGACTCCTTCCGCATGGACTGGCAGATCCACCGGGCCGACCAGAAGATGCGCATCCTGCTGATGGTCAGCAAGTTCGGGCACTGCCTGAACGACCTGCTGTTCCGGTCCCGGATCGGCGCGCTGCCGGTGGAGATCGTCGGCGTGGTCTCCAACCACACGGAGTTCGAGGAGCTGGTCGGCTCCTACAACATTCCGTTCCACCACATCCCGGTCACCAAGGACACCAAGGCGGAGGGCGAGGGCCGGCTGCTCGACCTCGTCCGCGAGGAGCGGGTCGAGCTGGTGGTGCTCGCGCGCTACATGCAGGTGCTCTCGGACGACCTGTGCAAGCAGCTCAGCGGCCGGATCATCAACATCCACCACTCGTTCCTGCCGAGCTTCAAGGGCGCCAAGCCGTACCACCAGGCGCACGCCCGCGGCGTCAAGCTGATCGGCGCCACCGCGCACTATGTGACGGCCGACCTCGACGAGGGGCCGATCATCGAGCAGGAGGTCGAGCGGGTCGGGCACGGTGTGACCCCGGACCAGCTGGTGGCGATCGGCCGGGACGTGGAGTGCCAGGCGCTCGCGCGCGCGGTGCAGTGGCACGCGGAGCGCCGGATCCTGCTGAACGGCCGCCGTACGGTGGTCTTCGCCTGA
- a CDS encoding PAS domain-containing protein: MSASRRSGATDEIGPDRPGASGGPGGSDLLAALLDGMDAALCAFDADGVVTHWNREAERILGWSAKDAVGRQGFAGWAVRSADAEEVQARLLSAMRAPGRQVHEFALLTKDGGRVLVRTQSAAVRDADGEPAGVYCAFSEVHAQIDLERSIALSEALFEDAEWGVVLVDADLRPAVVNAHASRALGIGRASALGRPLGELLAQGVEELEAALTHVLAEGAPPAPAEVWVTLRAPAEGEQRRCWRNAFLPLASPLAEEPVPLGVGWLFTDVTEAKRGEQEAALLRFRTKQLHRAARAAAECEDPLEAATVHLDYALAGFADHALIDRLADAPRAPGAQGAGAVRLVRLAATPAGAPGPSVLTGAAGLPVRYEPGHPALSCVERTGCVRAEAGSVPPELAREWALRRQWPGDAVHALCAVLRSRGRTLGVVTFLRGAARTPFERSDASYAEDVALRIAAALDLAGATRER, encoded by the coding sequence GTGAGTGCTTCCCGGCGGAGTGGGGCCACCGACGAGATCGGGCCCGACCGGCCCGGCGCGTCGGGGGGTCCCGGCGGGTCGGATCTGCTGGCCGCGCTGCTGGACGGCATGGACGCGGCGCTGTGCGCCTTCGACGCGGACGGCGTCGTCACCCACTGGAACCGCGAGGCCGAGCGGATCCTCGGCTGGAGCGCCAAGGACGCGGTCGGGCGCCAGGGGTTCGCCGGCTGGGCCGTGCGCAGCGCCGACGCCGAGGAGGTCCAGGCCCGGCTGCTCTCCGCGATGCGGGCGCCCGGACGGCAGGTGCACGAGTTCGCGCTGCTGACCAAGGACGGCGGCCGGGTCCTCGTCCGCACCCAGTCCGCCGCCGTACGGGACGCCGACGGCGAGCCCGCGGGCGTGTACTGCGCCTTCAGCGAGGTGCACGCGCAGATCGACCTGGAGCGGTCCATCGCCCTGAGCGAGGCCCTGTTCGAGGACGCCGAGTGGGGTGTCGTCCTGGTCGACGCCGATCTGCGCCCCGCCGTCGTCAACGCGCACGCCTCGCGCGCCCTCGGCATCGGCCGCGCCTCCGCGCTCGGACGGCCGCTCGGCGAACTGCTCGCCCAGGGCGTGGAGGAGCTGGAGGCCGCCCTCACCCATGTCCTCGCCGAGGGCGCGCCGCCCGCGCCCGCCGAGGTGTGGGTCACCCTGCGCGCCCCCGCCGAGGGTGAGCAGCGCCGGTGCTGGCGCAACGCCTTCCTGCCGCTCGCCTCCCCGCTCGCCGAGGAGCCCGTGCCGCTCGGGGTCGGCTGGCTCTTCACGGACGTCACCGAGGCCAAGCGGGGCGAGCAGGAGGCCGCGCTGCTGCGCTTCCGCACCAAGCAGCTGCACCGCGCGGCCCGCGCCGCCGCCGAATGCGAGGACCCGCTGGAGGCGGCCACCGTCCATCTCGACTACGCCCTCGCCGGGTTCGCCGACCACGCCCTGATCGACCGGCTCGCCGACGCGCCGCGGGCACCGGGCGCGCAGGGCGCGGGCGCGGTACGACTCGTACGGCTCGCCGCCACCCCCGCCGGGGCGCCGGGCCCCAGCGTGCTCACCGGGGCCGCCGGACTGCCCGTGCGCTACGAGCCGGGGCATCCGGCGCTGAGCTGTGTGGAGCGCACCGGGTGCGTGCGCGCGGAGGCCGGGTCGGTGCCGCCCGAACTGGCCCGGGAATGGGCGCTGCGCCGCCAGTGGCCCGGGGACGCGGTGCACGCCCTGTGCGCGGTGCTGCGCAGCCGGGGCCGCACACTCGGCGTGGTGACCTTCCTGCGCGGCGCCGCCCGCACCCCCTTCGAGCGCTCCGACGCGTCGTACGCCGAGGACGTGGCGCTGCGGATAGCGGCGGCGCTGGACCTCGCGGGGGCGACCCGGGAGCGGTGA
- a CDS encoding metal-dependent transcriptional regulator, with protein sequence MSGLIDTTEMYLRTILELEEEGVVPMRARIAERLDQSGPTVSQTVARMERDGLVAVASDRHLELTGEGRRLATRVMRKHRLAECLLVDVIGLEWEQVHAEACRWEHVMSEAVERRVMELLRHPTESPYGNPIPGLEELGEKDGADPFLDEGMVSLADLDAGTDGKTVVVRRIGEPIQMDAQLMYTLRRAGVQPGSVVSVTESAGGVLVGSGGEAAELEADIASHVFVAKR encoded by the coding sequence ATGTCCGGACTGATCGACACCACGGAGATGTATCTCCGCACCATCCTCGAACTGGAGGAGGAAGGCGTCGTCCCCATGCGCGCCCGGATCGCGGAGCGGCTCGACCAGAGCGGGCCGACGGTGAGCCAGACGGTGGCGCGGATGGAGCGGGACGGCCTGGTCGCCGTCGCCAGCGACCGCCATCTGGAGCTGACCGGCGAGGGCCGCCGGCTCGCCACCCGGGTGATGCGCAAGCACCGCCTCGCCGAGTGCCTGCTGGTCGATGTGATCGGCCTGGAGTGGGAGCAGGTGCACGCGGAGGCCTGCCGCTGGGAGCACGTGATGAGCGAGGCCGTCGAGCGCCGCGTCATGGAGCTGCTGCGCCACCCGACCGAGTCGCCGTACGGCAACCCGATCCCCGGCCTTGAGGAGCTGGGCGAGAAGGACGGCGCCGACCCGTTCCTGGACGAGGGCATGGTCTCCCTCGCCGACCTGGACGCGGGCACGGACGGCAAGACCGTGGTCGTACGCCGCATCGGCGAGCCCATCCAGATGGACGCGCAGCTGATGTACACGCTGCGCCGGGCCGGTGTGCAGCCCGGTTCCGTGGTGAGCGTGACCGAGTCGGCCGGCGGGGTGCTGGTCGGCAGCGGCGGCGAGGCGGCCGAGCTGGAGGCCGACATCGCCTCCCACGTGTTCGTCGCCAAGCGCTGA
- the pdxH gene encoding pyridoxamine 5'-phosphate oxidase, producing the protein MTDREPLLDPVLDPAAMRKQYRADGLAEQDLATHPMDQFARWFEDAARAALHGTLYEPNAMVVATADAEGRPSSRTVLMKQFDTEGFVFYTNYDSRKGRDLTANPYVSLLFPWHPLARQVIVTGGVRRTGRDETAAYFRTRPHGSQLGAWASAQSTVIGSRAELDAAYAELADRYPEDERVPVPPHWGGFRVVPETVEFWQGRENRLHDRLRYTARPDGTWTVERLSP; encoded by the coding sequence GTGACCGACCGCGAACCACTCCTGGATCCCGTCCTCGACCCCGCCGCGATGCGCAAGCAGTACCGGGCCGACGGACTCGCCGAACAGGACCTCGCCACGCACCCCATGGACCAGTTCGCACGCTGGTTCGAGGATGCGGCCCGGGCGGCCCTCCACGGCACGCTCTACGAGCCGAACGCCATGGTCGTCGCCACGGCGGACGCCGAGGGGCGGCCCAGCTCACGCACCGTGCTGATGAAGCAGTTCGACACCGAGGGCTTCGTCTTCTACACGAACTACGACTCCCGCAAGGGCCGGGACCTCACGGCGAACCCGTACGTCTCGCTGCTCTTCCCCTGGCATCCGCTGGCCCGGCAGGTCATCGTCACGGGCGGCGTCCGGCGCACCGGGCGGGACGAGACGGCGGCCTACTTCCGCACCCGGCCGCACGGCTCCCAGCTGGGCGCCTGGGCCAGCGCGCAGTCCACGGTGATCGGCTCGCGCGCCGAACTGGACGCCGCGTACGCCGAGTTGGCGGACCGCTATCCCGAGGACGAGCGGGTGCCGGTGCCCCCGCACTGGGGCGGCTTCCGGGTCGTACCGGAGACCGTGGAGTTCTGGCAGGGCCGCGAGAACCGGCTGCACGACCGGCTGCGCTACACCGCCCGCCCGGACGGCACATGGACGGTCGAGCGCCTGAGCCCCTGA
- a CDS encoding EF-hand domain-containing protein, which translates to MVSTEYERRIAARFATFDQDGNGFIAREDFNSVAKALLAEFAVTARSDKGQALYAGAEAFWQGMAGIADRDGDQRITREEFVGGAVKRLRDNPDRFAEIARPFLHAALAVADGDDDGRVGVEDTARLLRVCQVPQEIAGPIAAALDTDGDGEIDERDVVPAFARYFTIAEQ; encoded by the coding sequence ATGGTCAGCACCGAGTACGAGCGCAGGATCGCCGCCCGGTTCGCCACCTTCGACCAGGACGGCAACGGGTTCATCGCCCGCGAGGACTTCAACTCGGTGGCCAAGGCGCTGCTCGCCGAGTTCGCCGTGACCGCACGCTCCGACAAGGGGCAGGCGCTGTACGCCGGTGCCGAGGCGTTCTGGCAGGGCATGGCCGGGATCGCCGACCGTGACGGCGATCAGCGCATCACCCGCGAGGAGTTCGTCGGCGGCGCCGTCAAGCGGCTGCGCGACAACCCCGACCGGTTCGCCGAGATCGCCCGCCCCTTCCTGCACGCGGCACTGGCCGTCGCGGACGGCGACGACGACGGCCGGGTCGGCGTCGAGGACACCGCGCGGCTGCTGCGGGTGTGCCAGGTGCCCCAGGAGATCGCCGGGCCCATCGCCGCGGCCCTGGACACCGACGGCGACGGGGAGATCGACGAGCGGGACGTCGTACCGGCGTTCGCGCGCTACTTCACCATCGCCGAGCAGTAA
- a CDS encoding ABC transporter substrate-binding protein has protein sequence MTGRPRTTRTSPLPSASSTAPSGRPGRASALSLGALAVCAALTAGCGVLPSVTGSADPVKVMTWAPQDTGATNKPGMPAMALAYAKWINSQGGVGGRKLQVLTCNDHNNSVDAAKCARRAADEDVVAVVGSYSQFGDSFLAPLESAGIPYIGGYGVTTDEFTGMMSYPVNGGQPALLAGLGRALSGSCGPISLVRPDSIAGDELPALLDSGLKTGGHPEARDQLVAEDLTEYGAASDTSLRYAAGDALKKGCVVPALGDRTDTFMDSFRRERADYPAVRLGTVLGSVDQTMINATGGSSGPYEGAYVTGWYPPANDGRWKQMKQVIDREAFGDNRIDPADAGVQTTWIAYTVLKAVLEKIGGGAVSADSVRKTLDGGLAVSTGGLTPTLRWPYEGKLASVGFPRMVNADVTLQVVRDGELVAAREGVGGIDGTTDMTGTLEDADVE, from the coding sequence ATGACCGGCAGGCCCCGCACCACCCGCACGTCCCCCCTCCCCTCCGCCTCTTCCACGGCCCCTTCCGGCCGCCCCGGCAGGGCGTCCGCCCTGTCCCTGGGCGCGCTCGCCGTGTGCGCCGCGCTCACCGCCGGCTGCGGGGTCCTCCCGTCCGTCACCGGCTCCGCGGACCCCGTCAAGGTCATGACCTGGGCGCCGCAGGACACCGGTGCCACCAACAAACCGGGCATGCCGGCGATGGCCCTCGCCTACGCCAAGTGGATCAACTCCCAGGGCGGCGTCGGCGGCCGCAAGCTCCAGGTCCTGACCTGCAACGACCACAACAACAGCGTGGACGCCGCCAAGTGCGCCCGGCGCGCGGCCGACGAGGACGTGGTCGCCGTCGTCGGCTCCTACAGCCAGTTCGGCGACTCCTTCCTCGCCCCGCTGGAGAGCGCCGGCATTCCCTACATCGGGGGGTACGGCGTCACCACCGACGAGTTCACCGGGATGATGTCCTACCCGGTCAACGGCGGCCAGCCCGCGCTGCTCGCCGGTCTCGGCCGGGCGCTCTCGGGGAGCTGCGGCCCCATCTCGCTGGTCCGTCCCGACAGCATCGCGGGCGACGAGCTGCCCGCCCTGCTCGACTCCGGTCTGAAGACGGGCGGGCACCCGGAGGCGCGGGACCAGCTCGTGGCGGAGGACCTCACCGAGTACGGCGCCGCGTCCGACACGTCGCTCCGCTACGCCGCCGGCGACGCGCTGAAGAAGGGCTGTGTGGTGCCCGCGCTCGGCGACCGCACGGACACCTTCATGGACTCCTTCCGGCGTGAGCGCGCGGACTACCCGGCGGTGCGGCTCGGCACGGTGCTGGGCAGCGTCGACCAGACGATGATCAACGCGACCGGCGGCTCCTCGGGACCGTACGAGGGGGCGTACGTCACCGGCTGGTACCCGCCCGCGAACGACGGCCGCTGGAAGCAGATGAAGCAGGTGATCGACCGGGAGGCGTTCGGCGACAACCGCATCGACCCCGCGGACGCCGGGGTGCAGACCACCTGGATCGCCTACACCGTGCTGAAGGCCGTACTGGAGAAGATCGGCGGCGGCGCGGTGAGCGCCGACTCCGTGCGCAAGACACTGGACGGCGGCCTCGCGGTCTCCACCGGGGGCCTCACCCCCACCCTGCGCTGGCCCTACGAGGGCAAGCTGGCCTCGGTCGGCTTCCCCCGGATGGTGAACGCCGACGTCACCCTCCAGGTGGTGCGGGACGGCGAGCTGGTCGCGGCCCGCGAGGGCGTCGGCGGGATCGACGGCACCACCGACATGACCGGCACGCTGGAGGACGCGGACGTGGAGTAG
- a CDS encoding isopenicillin N synthase family oxygenase, whose product MTSHIATTASYDQLPVIDLSAADRGPRSRDLLHAQLHSAAHDVGFFQLVGHGVTRAETDALISAMRAFFTLPEADRLALDNVNSPHFRGYTRTGDERTGGARDWRDQLDIGAERPARVPGPGEPPYWWLQGPNQWPAALPELRTAALAWIDRLSAVAQRLLHELLTAIGAPADFYDPIFGDRAHPHLKLVRYPGSAGDGADQGVGAHKDYGFLTLLLQDTVGGLQVQREDGRFHDVPPLEDAFVVNLGELLEVATNGYLLATNHRVVSPAGATERFSIPFFYNPRLDGKVAPLPFPHATRAPGITTDPTNPLFAEYGYNELKGKLRAHPLVAERHHGNLLTPA is encoded by the coding sequence ATGACCTCGCACATCGCGACGACCGCGTCGTACGACCAGCTGCCCGTCATCGACCTCTCAGCCGCCGACCGCGGCCCCCGGAGCCGGGACCTGCTGCACGCCCAGCTGCACAGCGCCGCGCACGACGTCGGCTTCTTCCAGCTGGTCGGGCACGGCGTGACCAGGGCCGAGACCGACGCGCTGATCTCCGCCATGCGTGCCTTCTTCACGCTCCCGGAGGCCGACCGGCTGGCGCTGGACAACGTCAACTCCCCGCATTTCCGCGGCTATACGCGCACCGGCGACGAGCGCACCGGCGGCGCCCGCGACTGGCGCGACCAGCTCGACATCGGCGCCGAGCGGCCCGCCCGGGTGCCCGGCCCCGGCGAGCCGCCGTACTGGTGGCTCCAGGGCCCCAACCAGTGGCCGGCCGCCCTGCCCGAGCTGCGCACCGCCGCCCTCGCCTGGATCGACCGGCTCAGCGCGGTCGCCCAGCGCCTGCTGCACGAGCTGCTGACCGCCATCGGCGCCCCCGCCGACTTCTACGACCCGATCTTCGGCGACCGCGCCCACCCGCACCTCAAGCTGGTCCGCTACCCCGGCAGCGCGGGCGACGGCGCGGACCAGGGCGTCGGCGCGCACAAGGACTACGGCTTCCTCACCCTGCTCCTCCAGGACACCGTCGGCGGCCTCCAGGTCCAGCGCGAGGACGGCCGCTTCCACGACGTGCCGCCGCTGGAGGACGCCTTCGTCGTCAACCTCGGCGAACTCCTGGAGGTCGCCACCAACGGCTACCTCCTCGCCACCAACCACCGCGTGGTCAGCCCGGCCGGGGCGACGGAACGTTTCTCGATCCCGTTCTTCTACAACCCCCGCCTGGACGGCAAGGTCGCCCCGCTCCCCTTCCCCCACGCCACCCGGGCCCCGGGCATCACCACCGACCCGACGAACCCCCTGTTCGCCGAGTACGGCTACAACGAGCTGAAGGGCAAGCTGCGGGCCCATCCGCTGGTGGCGGAGCGGCATCACGGGAACTTGCTGACACCGGCGTGA